The following are encoded in a window of SAR324 cluster bacterium genomic DNA:
- a CDS encoding phosphate/phosphite/phosphonate ABC transporter substrate-binding protein, translated as MKTPVFYLPVLLILIACDSRSRSDYNPTYSDQSPLKTTKLIFAVHPLHNPARLFEDFSPLIKFLNEQIPEVTISLEASKDYATFDQRLNAKKYHLALPNPYQTIQALQNGYHVFGKMGDDFNFRGIILTRKDANIRQVTDLKGKTVSYPAPTALAATMMPQYFLWENGLNIQQDITNAYVGSQESSIMNVLLKNSDAAATWPIPWMAFQRKFPDKAAELVVSWETSPLINNGLVFREDVPLDVVQKMGNLMFHLQDHEAGRAILHPMEISQFEAATDESYQIVHDFLQNFSTHVRPLD; from the coding sequence ATGAAGACCCCTGTGTTCTATCTGCCGGTCTTATTGATACTGATTGCCTGTGATTCGAGGTCCCGATCTGATTACAACCCCACCTATTCCGACCAGTCTCCGCTCAAAACTACCAAATTAATATTTGCGGTTCATCCTCTGCATAATCCCGCCCGACTGTTTGAGGACTTTTCACCTCTCATCAAATTTCTGAATGAGCAGATACCTGAAGTAACAATCTCTCTGGAAGCCTCGAAAGATTACGCGACGTTTGACCAGCGTTTAAATGCGAAAAAATACCATCTGGCGCTGCCTAATCCCTATCAGACCATTCAGGCACTCCAGAACGGCTATCATGTTTTTGGTAAAATGGGAGATGATTTCAATTTCCGGGGGATCATTCTGACCAGAAAAGACGCAAACATCCGGCAGGTCACCGATTTGAAGGGAAAAACCGTCAGCTATCCTGCGCCGACTGCTTTGGCCGCCACCATGATGCCCCAATACTTTTTGTGGGAGAATGGCCTCAATATCCAACAGGACATTACCAATGCCTATGTTGGTTCTCAGGAGTCTTCGATCATGAATGTGCTGCTGAAAAACAGTGATGCCGCAGCGACATGGCCGATTCCCTGGATGGCGTTTCAACGGAAATTTCCGGATAAAGCGGCGGAACTCGTGGTTTCATGGGAAACCTCCCCCCTGATCAATAACGGTCTGGTGTTTCGTGAGGATGTCCCTCTGGACGTGGTTCAAAAAATGGGAAACCTTATGTTTCATTTGCAGGATCATGAGGCCGGACGAGCAATTCTGCACCCCATGGAAATCAGTCAGTTTGAAGCCGCGACAGACGAGTCCTATCAGATTGTCCATGATTTCCTGCAGAATTTCAGTACTCATGTCCGACCTCTTGATTAA